In the genome of Phlebotomus papatasi isolate M1 chromosome 2, Ppap_2.1, whole genome shotgun sequence, one region contains:
- the LOC129803900 gene encoding mid1-interacting protein 1-like isoform X2 — protein MNGYTDLTTNIENSRNCLRRIARHDDQEFSNQSIINVMEKFVKTVNAMDETILVPSRLMDRQVGDSTDTVPVSPKNFHHGHSKSKKRDTVREYLNSADLLKLYNMLNLVKNDLLWARNDTTEEAVKQEKSTGELSTNLVKEEQASKSGETKEEVATVKGHVRRPSTISMSSSNSVSTLSDSESEISNENDSGIESERRRDLDKSQELAKQFRTHLLGLYRSLEQMTEAANYLTARYQSDVGPV, from the exons AAACTGTCTGAGGCGAATTGCTCGTCACGATGATCAGGAATTCTCCAATCAGAGCATAATCAATGTGATGGAGAAATTTGTAAAGACAGTCAATGCCATGGATGAAACAATTCTCGTTCCTTCCCGCCTTATGGATCGTCAG GTGGGAGATTCTACTGATACAGTTCCAGTTTCGCCAAAAAATTTCCACCATGGCCATTCAAAGAGTAAGAAGCGGGATACAGTTCGGGAATACCTGAATTCGGCAGATCTCCTCAAGCTGTACAATATGCTGAATCTGGTGAAGAATGATCTGCTGTGGGCACGAAATGATACCACAGAGGAGGCGGTGAAGCAGGAAAAGAGTACAGGGGAGTTGAGTACAAATCTTGTCAAGGAGGAACAGGCCAGCAAAAGTGGGGAAACAAAGGAGGAAGTGGCAACGGTAAAGGGGCACGTTAGACGACCAAGCACCATCTCAATGTCCTCCTCCAATTCTGTGAGTACCCTGAGTGATTCAGAGAGTGAAATCTCCAATGAGAATGACTCGGGAATTGAGTCTGAGAGACGTCGGGATCTCGATAAGAGCCAAGAATTGGCAAAGCAATTCCGAACACACCTCCTTGGACTGTACAGGAGCCTCGAGCAGATGACAGAGGCAGCCAACTATCTAACAGCCCGATATCAGAGTGATGTGGGTCcagtataa